Proteins encoded together in one Bradyrhizobium sp. PSBB068 window:
- the ccmD gene encoding heme exporter protein CcmD, translating into MSLGPYAPFIVTSYALVAAVVLLLIIWIITDYRRQQARLKEIEASGVTRRSGRRAADTR; encoded by the coding sequence ATGTCGCTTGGTCCCTACGCCCCCTTCATCGTGACGTCCTATGCGCTGGTCGCCGCAGTCGTGCTGCTGCTGATCATCTGGATCATCACCGACTATCGCCGCCAGCAGGCACGCCTCAAGGAGATCGAGGCCAGCGGCGTCACGCGCCGCTCCGGCCGCCGCGCGGCAGACACAAGATGA